In the Peptoclostridium acidaminophilum DSM 3953 genome, one interval contains:
- a CDS encoding DUF1622 domain-containing protein has translation MIRKAGIDLREILEIISSVIGLTAMAIIIWGVVVAVVGFLKSEIARNTPENNFKTRKEIRQNLGGYLLLGLEVLIAADIIETVANPTTQEVLILASIVVMRTFISYFLDKEIKELK, from the coding sequence ATGATTAGAAAGGCAGGGATTGATTTGAGAGAAATACTTGAAATTATTTCATCTGTAATAGGCCTTACAGCCATGGCCATAATAATATGGGGAGTAGTAGTTGCAGTGGTAGGATTTTTGAAAAGTGAAATCGCCAGAAATACACCCGAGAACAATTTCAAAACAAGAAAGGAGATACGCCAGAACCTGGGAGGCTATCTGCTGCTGGGCCTTGAGGTGCTAATAGCTGCCGACATCATAGAGACCGTAGCAAATCCTACGACACAGGAAGTCCTCATACTTGCAAGCATAGTGGTAATGAGGACATTCATAAGCTACTTCCTTGATAAGGAAATAAAAGAATTGAAATAA
- the ade gene encoding adenine deaminase, which yields MAERLRKIIDAACAREKAQLVLKNCKIVCVFTGEIFEGDIAIEDGVIAGIGSYEGIDEIDFQGMYAAPGLIDSHVHIESSMLTPSGFATAVVPCGTTAVIADPHEIANVCGAEGVRYMLEDGKNAPLDIYIMAPSCVPATSFEDSGAVLGSRELLEIAGYENILGLGEVMDFPAVTCADEEMLRKLELFKCKVIDGHSPGLSGSALNAYIAAGVRTDHECSSADEMKERLRLGMYVHIREGSAARNLGVLIKGVNPGNISRCTFCTDDKHPHELLGEGHIDSIMRKAVATGFNAVDAIRMATINAAQCYGLKNAGAIAPGFKADIVAFADLKDFRAHMVFKEGRLVAKAGKALFEARSSIDESIKGRMNVADFSEADIQIGLESEHVKVIRVIPNSLITETAVRDIELEEGCFKFTGESGILKLAVLERHKGSGMIGLGLVENFGLKNAAIGSTVAHDSHNLIVIGDSDKDIMAAAKELIRCEGGITVFSAGRVLKTLPLPVAGLMSDRGIHEVAADLAEMLRICREHGVAEGMDPFMTLSFLSLPVIPELKLTARGLFDVSRFEFTSVED from the coding sequence ATGGCAGAAAGACTCAGAAAAATAATAGATGCAGCTTGCGCAAGGGAGAAGGCGCAGCTGGTGCTCAAAAACTGCAAAATAGTGTGCGTTTTCACGGGAGAAATATTCGAAGGCGACATAGCAATAGAAGATGGCGTTATTGCGGGAATAGGAAGCTATGAAGGCATTGACGAGATTGATTTTCAGGGCATGTACGCTGCTCCGGGACTCATAGACAGCCACGTGCACATAGAGTCGTCAATGCTCACGCCTTCGGGGTTTGCGACAGCGGTTGTTCCCTGTGGAACCACAGCTGTCATTGCAGATCCGCACGAGATAGCGAATGTGTGCGGAGCAGAGGGCGTAAGGTATATGCTGGAGGATGGAAAAAATGCGCCGCTCGACATATATATTATGGCGCCATCCTGCGTTCCGGCAACTTCCTTTGAGGATTCAGGGGCGGTTCTTGGAAGCAGGGAGCTTTTAGAAATCGCAGGATATGAGAATATCCTGGGACTCGGCGAGGTCATGGATTTTCCTGCGGTGACATGTGCAGACGAGGAGATGCTAAGAAAGCTCGAGCTCTTCAAGTGCAAGGTAATAGACGGCCATAGCCCTGGACTTTCAGGGAGCGCTCTTAACGCTTATATAGCGGCGGGTGTCAGAACGGACCACGAGTGCTCGAGCGCAGACGAGATGAAAGAGAGGCTCAGGCTGGGAATGTACGTCCACATAAGGGAGGGCTCGGCCGCCAGGAATCTGGGGGTGCTGATAAAGGGCGTGAATCCGGGCAATATATCAAGATGTACCTTCTGCACGGATGACAAGCATCCCCACGAGCTGCTCGGGGAAGGGCACATAGACAGCATAATGAGAAAAGCGGTTGCTACTGGTTTCAACGCCGTGGATGCGATAAGGATGGCGACTATAAATGCTGCGCAGTGCTACGGCCTGAAGAATGCGGGCGCCATAGCCCCCGGCTTCAAGGCAGACATAGTGGCCTTTGCCGATTTGAAGGATTTCAGGGCGCACATGGTTTTCAAGGAGGGCAGGCTGGTGGCAAAGGCTGGCAAGGCGCTCTTTGAAGCCAGGTCAAGCATAGATGAAAGCATAAAGGGCAGAATGAATGTAGCGGACTTTTCAGAAGCTGATATTCAGATAGGGCTGGAGTCGGAGCACGTGAAGGTGATAAGGGTAATTCCAAACAGTCTCATTACGGAAACGGCGGTTAGGGATATCGAGCTGGAGGAAGGCTGTTTCAAATTCACCGGCGAAAGCGGCATACTCAAGCTGGCTGTGCTTGAAAGGCATAAAGGCAGCGGAATGATAGGACTGGGGCTCGTCGAGAATTTCGGTCTCAAAAATGCGGCAATAGGCAGCACGGTAGCTCACGACTCCCACAATCTGATAGTGATAGGCGACAGCGACAAGGACATCATGGCGGCGGCTAAAGAGCTCATACGCTGCGAAGGGGGTATAACAGTATTTTCGGCAGGAAGAGTCCTAAAGACTTTGCCGCTTCCGGTTGCAGGCCTAATGTCAGATCGGGGAATCCATGAAGTTGCAGCTGACCTTGCCGAGATGCTCAGGATTTGCAGGGAGCATGGAGTTGCAGAGGGTATGGATCCGTTCATGACGCTCTCGTTCCTGTCTCTGCCTGTAATACCGGAGTTGAAGCTTACGGCAAGAGGCCTGTTTGATGTGTCCAGGTTCGAATTCACATCAGTTGAAGACTAA
- a CDS encoding DEAD/DEAH box helicase codes for MKLDFKALGIGAELNEALLQNGITEPMPVQEQAIPAILQSDDVIAQAQTGTGKTLAFLLPIMEMTDTHSRDVQSLIVAPTRELAIQITAEAKKLAEAKGVSILSVYGGQDVEQQLRKLKNGVHMVIATPGRLLDHIRRKSINLKKLRMLVLDEADEMLNMGFLSDVEAVIHQTPKDRQTLLFSATMPKDIRALASRYMNSPAHIKVQGSGVTLDGITQLVIETTDRGKQEALLKIIEEHRPFMSIIFCRTKHRAKALNELLSSKGFSCDELHGDITQAKREKVMKEFRKTRLQFLVATDVAARGLDVEGMTHVFNYDMPFDAENYIHRIGRTGRAGQTGVAVTFATPRDAQTLALIENEIKMVIKKRRMTDDKDMNSKKKGSGVRGEAFVKREGHKERHGESAPRGSKRGGQGDSSRFGKPGKKEGVFSPRNSSGQNSGNSRGSSYSRGTSASREAGPSRGASASRGQSSSRGQGSSRGRQGR; via the coding sequence ATGAAATTGGATTTTAAAGCGCTTGGCATAGGGGCCGAGCTTAATGAAGCACTTTTGCAAAACGGAATTACAGAGCCTATGCCTGTTCAGGAACAGGCAATACCGGCGATACTTCAAAGCGACGACGTTATAGCGCAGGCGCAGACAGGAACAGGAAAGACGCTTGCATTTTTGCTGCCAATAATGGAGATGACAGATACGCACAGCCGAGATGTGCAGTCTCTTATAGTTGCGCCAACACGGGAGCTTGCAATACAGATAACAGCAGAGGCAAAAAAGCTGGCGGAGGCCAAAGGGGTAAGCATACTTTCCGTTTACGGAGGGCAGGACGTCGAGCAGCAGCTTAGAAAGCTCAAAAACGGAGTCCACATGGTAATAGCAACTCCGGGAAGATTGCTTGACCACATAAGAAGAAAAAGCATAAACCTTAAAAAGCTCAGGATGCTTGTGCTTGACGAGGCTGACGAGATGCTCAACATGGGATTCCTAAGCGACGTCGAGGCTGTGATACATCAGACGCCAAAGGACAGACAAACCCTCCTTTTCTCGGCCACAATGCCAAAGGACATACGCGCATTGGCTTCGAGGTATATGAATTCTCCGGCTCACATAAAGGTACAGGGAAGCGGAGTGACTTTGGATGGAATAACTCAGCTTGTAATCGAAACTACAGACAGGGGAAAACAGGAGGCGCTTCTGAAGATAATCGAAGAGCATAGGCCCTTCATGTCAATAATATTCTGCCGCACAAAGCACCGCGCAAAGGCGCTCAACGAGCTGCTTAGCAGCAAGGGCTTCAGCTGCGACGAGTTGCACGGAGACATAACGCAGGCCAAGCGCGAGAAGGTAATGAAGGAGTTCAGGAAAACCAGGCTTCAGTTTCTTGTTGCTACGGATGTAGCCGCAAGAGGTCTTGATGTTGAAGGCATGACACATGTGTTCAACTACGACATGCCTTTTGACGCCGAAAACTACATCCACAGGATAGGACGTACCGGCCGTGCGGGACAGACTGGAGTAGCCGTAACATTTGCAACTCCAAGGGACGCTCAGACGCTTGCTCTTATCGAAAATGAGATAAAAATGGTCATCAAAAAGCGCAGAATGACTGACGATAAGGATATGAATTCTAAGAAAAAGGGTTCGGGAGTAAGAGGTGAGGCTTTTGTGAAACGCGAAGGCCATAAGGAAAGACACGGAGAATCCGCGCCAAGGGGCAGCAAAAGAGGCGGACAAGGCGATTCGTCCAGATTTGGCAAGCCAGGGAAAAAAGAGGGCGTCTTCAGCCCAAGAAACTCATCTGGCCAAAATTCCGGCAACTCAAGAGGATCAAGCTATTCAAGGGGAACAAGTGCTTCGAGAGAAGCAGGGCCTTCAAGGGGAGCAAGCGCTTCAAGAGGACAGAGCTCTTCAAGGGGACAAGGCTCTTCAAGAGGCAGACAGGGCAGATAG
- the trhA gene encoding PAQR family membrane homeostasis protein TrhA, giving the protein MDYSKREEIANSITHGIGVLFSIVALTILLIYSIWQKSAVSIVAFSIYGLCSILLYLSSTLYHSFQKEKLKRLFRLFDHSSIYLFIAGTYTPVALLALEGAWRIGILTSVWVIAILGIVFKICTYNKLDRLKMVSVAMYVAMGWIVVIAVKPMLQTVPLGFFLWLLAGGLVYTLGTIFYSAKKIPYSHAIWHFFVLAGSALHFIGLFIYLV; this is encoded by the coding sequence ATGGATTATTCCAAAAGAGAGGAAATAGCAAACAGCATCACGCACGGAATAGGAGTGCTCTTTAGTATTGTCGCCCTCACCATACTTCTAATATACTCTATATGGCAAAAGAGCGCAGTTTCAATAGTCGCATTCAGTATATACGGCTTATGCTCCATACTCCTTTATCTGTCGTCCACGCTCTACCACAGCTTCCAAAAGGAAAAGCTCAAGCGACTATTCAGGTTGTTCGACCATTCTTCTATATACCTGTTCATAGCCGGAACCTACACTCCAGTCGCACTCCTGGCACTTGAAGGGGCCTGGCGAATCGGCATACTTACAAGCGTGTGGGTGATAGCCATTTTAGGGATTGTTTTCAAAATCTGCACTTACAACAAGCTGGATCGTCTCAAGATGGTGTCGGTGGCCATGTATGTAGCCATGGGATGGATTGTTGTGATAGCCGTGAAGCCAATGCTCCAGACGGTTCCGCTGGGCTTCTTCCTGTGGCTGCTGGCAGGCGGGCTGGTATATACTCTTGGCACCATATTCTATTCTGCCAAGAAAATACCCTACAGCCACGCCATATGGCACTTCTTCGTGCTTGCCGGAAGTGCGCTCCATTTTATAGGCTTGTTTATATATCTGGTTTAA
- a CDS encoding DUF1987 domain-containing protein, which produces MFDICIEKTKSSPQVSYDNELNVLNIEGESYPENAFKFYEPLFGWMDEYFKAEGRRLQVDIGLVYLNTSSIKCIMDMIYRLEQESCKGHNIAVNWYYDKRNRNIKECGIELQEDLESEMAFNIIEVQAQE; this is translated from the coding sequence ATGTTTGATATTTGCATAGAAAAAACAAAGTCATCGCCACAAGTGAGCTATGACAATGAATTGAACGTGCTGAATATAGAAGGAGAGTCATATCCTGAGAATGCATTCAAATTCTATGAGCCGCTGTTTGGCTGGATGGATGAATATTTCAAGGCTGAAGGCAGACGGCTGCAGGTGGACATAGGCCTTGTATACCTCAACACGAGCAGCATAAAGTGCATTATGGATATGATATACAGGCTTGAGCAGGAATCGTGCAAAGGACACAACATAGCAGTCAACTGGTATTACGACAAAAGAAACAGGAACATAAAGGAGTGCGGAATCGAGCTGCAGGAAGACCTGGAATCGGAAATGGCATTCAATATAATTGAGGTGCAGGCGCAAGAATAA
- a CDS encoding GGDEF domain-containing protein, translating to MSKNTKALFKEELEKLQKAQAICNDHKNNANELIDEFRELVAVFERNLKTTIKLTSISDGQQVYLKEVQAELAREIEERKRQQELLEYYAFTDMMTGVPNRINGFMALDRELKRLQNEDTYFSICFIDIDGLKSINDGYGHIEGDFIIRTFADVIKESIGEADVISRIGGDEFLLLLPEKTKSESEAVIKTVFEKIESFNSLQTKPYDIGFSYGIMEINRELGMDCTDKIISAADSLMYRNKTLKKEIGLCE from the coding sequence ATGAGCAAAAACACAAAGGCTCTTTTCAAGGAAGAACTTGAAAAGCTGCAAAAGGCCCAGGCGATATGCAACGACCATAAAAACAATGCAAACGAGCTGATTGACGAATTCCGGGAGCTGGTGGCTGTTTTTGAGCGCAACCTCAAAACAACAATCAAGCTCACAAGCATAAGCGATGGACAGCAGGTGTATTTAAAAGAAGTGCAGGCTGAGCTGGCCAGGGAGATAGAAGAGAGAAAGCGACAGCAGGAGCTGCTTGAATACTACGCATTCACTGACATGATGACTGGAGTGCCCAACAGAATAAACGGATTCATGGCTCTTGACAGGGAGCTCAAGAGACTGCAAAATGAAGATACATATTTTTCGATATGCTTTATAGACATAGACGGCCTCAAGAGCATCAATGACGGCTACGGACATATAGAGGGCGACTTCATAATTAGAACATTTGCAGACGTAATAAAAGAGTCCATAGGTGAAGCCGATGTTATAAGCCGCATAGGTGGAGATGAATTTTTGCTCCTGCTGCCCGAGAAAACCAAATCTGAGTCGGAAGCCGTGATTAAGACGGTATTTGAAAAAATCGAGAGCTTCAACAGTCTTCAAACCAAGCCATACGATATAGGTTTTAGTTATGGGATAATGGAAATCAATAGGGAGCTGGGAATGGACTGTACGGACAAGATTATAAGCGCTGCCGATAGTCTTATGTACAGGAACAAGACCCTCAAGAAGGAAATAGGTTTGTGTGAATAA
- a CDS encoding SiaB family protein kinase — translation MIKEKMNSMVKELSESGVVISFNGSFTQNIIEDIGEAIKKYIEKDMSGQEDNESVSYNVFSIYIEQSQNIKNYIQKKVERESDAEFFKAAFESIVVIGKEESGYYICSGNVLSNEDREHLKESIDHINSLDRAELKKFYKERLRSGSVDGFGAGLGLIEMARRSSRKLEYMFIERDERYSFFTLKAVVS, via the coding sequence ATGATAAAAGAAAAGATGAATTCAATGGTCAAGGAACTGAGTGAAAGCGGAGTAGTCATAAGCTTTAACGGCTCGTTTACACAGAATATAATCGAAGACATAGGCGAAGCTATAAAAAAATACATAGAAAAGGATATGAGTGGCCAGGAAGACAATGAAAGTGTGAGCTATAACGTGTTTTCAATATATATCGAGCAGTCGCAAAACATAAAAAACTACATTCAAAAGAAAGTAGAACGCGAAAGCGATGCCGAGTTCTTCAAGGCGGCTTTTGAAAGCATAGTCGTAATAGGCAAGGAGGAAAGCGGTTACTACATATGCTCAGGGAATGTACTTAGCAATGAAGACAGGGAGCACCTAAAGGAGAGCATAGATCATATCAATTCGCTCGATAGAGCAGAACTCAAAAAATTCTATAAGGAAAGGCTGAGATCAGGAAGCGTAGACGGCTTTGGGGCAGGTCTGGGACTTATTGAGATGGCAAGACGATCAAGCCGGAAGCTCGAATATATGTTCATAGAAAGAGATGAAAGATACTCTTTTTTCACATTGAAGGCAGTAGTTTCCTAA
- a CDS encoding SpoIIE family protein phosphatase → MSTKEGLAMDIDSKYIEELQEQKAMTWLLGEVIKISSNIDSFIGLMEVTTDMLMGVMGLDTCTIWMKSDNGFKSYSRGIQNENRFLSEESSDFPTHIIHVKDTCVFDTKDEQHWFIQGKSTKSVLLSPLNDFKNKERVGIIIAEHSAENYFTNSKIDFFGSLSIQISIASENAKHFEEERRKAQEEVRAKNEQIVESVHYASMIQNSLLPDMSFIKKHADDAFAIWKPKDIVGGDFYWFAPTRKGFCAVLMDCTGHGVAGAFMTIALNQMISRAFEDSGHGSASEILNKINAMVKDTFYKFNKYDNLHAGLDMGLCMFDQESRRLTYSGARMSLFSHSQGITRELRGANKSLGYSERKKKEQEFEDAVIDYLPGDAFYMTTDGFLDQNGYEDIHPFGAERFVEAIDAVAKYDFEKQRSEMIKRFSAHKGCEVQRDDVTVFAVKPL, encoded by the coding sequence TTGAGCACGAAGGAAGGGCTTGCAATGGATATAGATTCGAAATACATAGAGGAGCTTCAGGAGCAAAAGGCCATGACATGGCTTCTGGGTGAAGTCATAAAGATATCCTCAAATATTGACTCGTTCATAGGGCTCATGGAGGTTACAACAGACATGCTAATGGGTGTCATGGGTCTTGACACATGCACAATCTGGATGAAAAGCGACAACGGCTTTAAATCATACTCAAGGGGCATACAAAATGAGAACAGATTTTTATCGGAGGAATCGAGTGATTTCCCAACGCACATAATCCATGTCAAGGACACCTGCGTATTCGATACAAAAGATGAGCAGCACTGGTTCATACAGGGTAAAAGCACAAAGTCGGTGCTCCTGTCGCCGCTTAATGATTTCAAGAACAAGGAAAGAGTAGGGATTATAATTGCAGAGCATAGTGCTGAAAACTATTTTACAAATTCAAAAATTGACTTTTTCGGCTCACTCTCGATTCAAATATCCATAGCGTCTGAGAATGCAAAGCATTTTGAAGAGGAGAGGAGAAAAGCGCAGGAAGAAGTAAGAGCGAAGAACGAGCAGATAGTTGAAAGCGTCCACTATGCAAGCATGATACAAAACTCCCTGCTGCCTGATATGTCATTTATAAAAAAACATGCGGATGACGCTTTTGCAATATGGAAGCCCAAGGACATAGTGGGGGGCGATTTCTATTGGTTTGCACCCACACGCAAGGGCTTTTGCGCTGTGCTCATGGATTGCACGGGACACGGCGTGGCCGGAGCATTCATGACAATCGCCTTAAACCAGATGATATCAAGAGCTTTCGAGGATTCCGGGCATGGGAGCGCCAGTGAAATACTCAATAAAATAAACGCAATGGTAAAGGACACATTCTACAAATTCAACAAATACGACAACCTTCACGCAGGGCTCGACATGGGACTTTGCATGTTCGACCAGGAGTCCAGGAGACTGACATACTCGGGAGCGCGCATGTCGCTGTTCAGTCACAGCCAGGGAATCACAAGGGAGCTGCGGGGAGCAAACAAAAGCCTTGGATACAGTGAGAGGAAGAAAAAAGAGCAGGAATTCGAGGATGCAGTGATTGATTATTTGCCGGGAGACGCGTTCTACATGACGACAGACGGTTTTTTAGATCAGAACGGATATGAGGACATCCATCCGTTTGGAGCCGAAAGATTCGTCGAAGCGATAGACGCTGTGGCAAAATATGATTTTGAAAAGCAAAGAAGCGAGATGATTAAGCGTTTTTCGGCGCACAAGGGCTGCGAGGTGCAGCGTGACGATGTCACTGTGTTTGCAGTAAAGCCTTTATAG
- the guaD gene encoding guanine deaminase, with the protein MNNSNSIKIIKGNIIFTSVPEGFNITEQGFLVMRDGKVEGVYESLPDIYSGIEITDYGDKLIIPGMNDLHCHAPQFRNLGMAMDRELLPWLENYTFPEESRFKDKEYARSVYSAFIREIWKQGTTRIAVYSTVHKSAALQLMELFEKSGLGAYVGKVNMDRNCPDSIRESAEGSLADTRELLEASAGKDSLVRPIITPRFVPSCSARLLEGLGELAVEYFAPVQSHLSENKGEIEWVKELHPDSSCYGDVYDKYKLFGQTPTLMAHCVYSDEQERELMRSRGVIAVHCPTSNMNVGSGMMPVRTFLDEGIRVALGSDISGGHTCSIFKTMVYAIQISKLLWAESGKQISFLSNSETFYMATKGGGSFFGNVGSFEKGYDFDALVIDDSELSTLGYTIEQRLERFIYVGDDRHILHRYVQGKLIEEPEL; encoded by the coding sequence ATGAATAACTCAAATTCTATAAAAATAATAAAGGGAAATATAATATTCACCTCTGTGCCTGAGGGCTTCAATATAACGGAGCAGGGATTCCTTGTAATGCGCGATGGCAAGGTTGAGGGCGTATACGAATCGCTTCCCGATATTTACTCGGGAATTGAAATAACCGACTACGGCGACAAGCTCATAATACCCGGTATGAACGACCTGCACTGTCATGCCCCACAGTTTCGAAATCTTGGCATGGCAATGGACAGGGAGCTGCTTCCCTGGCTTGAAAACTACACCTTCCCCGAAGAGTCCAGGTTCAAGGATAAGGAGTACGCCCGCAGCGTCTACTCCGCGTTCATAAGGGAGATATGGAAACAGGGCACCACAAGGATTGCCGTATATTCGACGGTCCACAAGAGCGCAGCTCTGCAGCTTATGGAGCTCTTTGAGAAATCAGGGCTCGGCGCTTATGTGGGCAAGGTCAATATGGACCGCAACTGCCCTGATTCCATACGCGAATCTGCCGAAGGTTCGCTCGCAGACACCCGGGAACTGCTCGAAGCCAGTGCCGGCAAAGACAGTCTTGTTAGACCTATAATAACGCCCCGCTTTGTGCCAAGCTGCAGCGCCAGGCTTCTTGAAGGCCTTGGCGAGCTGGCAGTCGAATACTTCGCCCCCGTGCAGTCCCACCTTTCTGAAAACAAGGGCGAAATAGAATGGGTCAAGGAGCTCCATCCGGATTCAAGCTGTTACGGAGATGTCTACGACAAATACAAGCTTTTCGGACAGACTCCTACGCTCATGGCCCACTGTGTCTATTCAGACGAGCAGGAGAGAGAGCTAATGCGCTCAAGAGGCGTCATTGCAGTCCATTGCCCTACCTCCAACATGAACGTAGGCAGTGGAATGATGCCTGTCAGGACATTCCTCGATGAAGGAATACGCGTGGCACTTGGCTCAGACATAAGCGGCGGCCACACATGCTCGATATTCAAGACGATGGTCTATGCCATACAGATTTCAAAGCTGCTATGGGCGGAGTCAGGAAAGCAGATATCATTCCTTTCTAATTCCGAGACCTTCTACATGGCCACAAAGGGCGGAGGAAGCTTCTTTGGCAATGTGGGCAGCTTCGAGAAGGGCTATGATTTCGACGCCCTCGTGATAGACGACTCGGAGCTGAGCACCCTTGGCTACACTATCGAGCAAAGGCTTGAGAGATTCATATATGTCGGAGACGACAGGCATATACTCCACAGATATGTGCAGGGCAAGCTTATAGAGGAGCCTGAGCTGTAG
- the hcp gene encoding hydroxylamine reductase, producing MGMFCYQCQEAAGCKGCTSRGVCGKTEDVAKAQDLLVYVAKGVSVYSDMARKAGIIDKAADKYVMNSLFATITNANFDREGIINRVREGLALKESLRSKLEAAGKLPSASAEGLFDKLKRLIGMESQGVSLPDAAVWFASSVTDFDSKAEKVGVLATENEDIRSLRELLVYGIKGMAAYMHHAMNLGYDSDDIHGFMHKALAATLDDTLSADDLVGIIMEAGKFGVDAMALLDSANTSTYGNPEITKVNIGTRNNPGILVSGHDLKDFEELLKQTAGTGVDVYTHSEMLPANYYPAFKKYDHFVGNYGNAWWKQDSEFESFNGPILMTTNCIVPPKDSYKGRLYTTGVTGFSGVKHIEDGKNGQPKDFSALIEQAKKCAAPVEIEKGEIIGGFAHNQVMALADKVVDAVKSGAIKRFFVMAGCDGRAKSRNYYTEFAEKLPKDAVILTAGCAKYKYNKLNLGDIGGIPRVLDAGQCNDSYSLAVIALKLKEAFGLEDINELPISYNIAWYEQKAVIVLLALLHLGVKNIHLGPTLPAFLSPNVANILVETFGIGGIGSVDEDIKMFMGE from the coding sequence ATGGGTATGTTTTGTTATCAGTGCCAGGAAGCTGCTGGCTGCAAAGGTTGTACATCAAGAGGAGTATGCGGAAAGACTGAGGATGTGGCTAAGGCTCAGGACCTGCTTGTATATGTGGCCAAGGGAGTGTCGGTATACAGCGACATGGCAAGGAAAGCGGGCATAATAGACAAGGCGGCTGACAAGTATGTTATGAACAGCCTGTTCGCTACTATAACAAATGCGAATTTCGACAGAGAAGGCATAATAAACAGAGTAAGGGAAGGACTTGCGCTTAAGGAGTCTCTAAGAAGCAAGCTTGAGGCGGCAGGCAAGCTTCCATCAGCTAGCGCCGAGGGCCTTTTCGACAAGCTCAAAAGACTTATCGGAATGGAGTCGCAGGGCGTTTCGCTTCCTGACGCGGCGGTATGGTTCGCTTCAAGCGTGACTGATTTCGACAGCAAGGCTGAAAAGGTGGGCGTTCTCGCAACTGAAAACGAAGACATAAGATCGCTAAGAGAGCTGCTTGTATACGGAATAAAGGGAATGGCTGCCTACATGCACCATGCGATGAACCTGGGATACGACAGCGACGATATTCACGGCTTCATGCACAAGGCTCTTGCGGCTACGCTTGACGATACGCTTTCTGCAGACGACCTTGTAGGTATAATCATGGAGGCTGGAAAATTCGGCGTGGATGCAATGGCGCTGCTTGATTCTGCCAACACGTCAACATACGGAAACCCTGAAATAACAAAGGTAAACATAGGCACAAGAAACAATCCTGGAATACTAGTGAGCGGACACGACCTCAAGGATTTCGAGGAGCTGCTCAAGCAGACAGCAGGCACAGGCGTGGACGTATATACCCACAGTGAAATGCTTCCTGCCAACTATTATCCTGCATTCAAGAAATACGACCACTTTGTAGGAAACTATGGAAATGCATGGTGGAAGCAGGACAGCGAATTTGAAAGCTTCAACGGTCCTATACTTATGACTACAAACTGCATAGTGCCTCCTAAGGATTCATACAAGGGCAGGCTATACACTACAGGCGTTACAGGATTCAGCGGCGTAAAACACATTGAAGACGGCAAGAATGGCCAGCCTAAGGACTTCTCAGCCTTGATAGAGCAAGCGAAGAAATGCGCTGCGCCTGTTGAAATAGAAAAGGGAGAGATAATAGGCGGATTCGCTCACAATCAGGTAATGGCTCTTGCAGACAAGGTGGTTGACGCGGTAAAATCAGGCGCAATAAAGAGATTCTTTGTAATGGCGGGCTGTGACGGAAGAGCTAAGAGCAGAAACTACTATACGGAATTTGCGGAGAAGCTTCCAAAGGACGCAGTGATACTAACAGCAGGCTGCGCCAAGTACAAGTACAACAAGCTTAATCTGGGAGACATAGGCGGAATACCAAGAGTTCTGGATGCAGGGCAGTGCAACGACTCTTATTCGCTGGCAGTAATAGCGCTTAAACTAAAAGAGGCGTTCGGACTTGAGGATATCAACGAACTTCCTATATCATACAACATAGCTTGGTACGAGCAGAAGGCCGTTATAGTTCTGCTGGCACTGCTTCACCTTGGAGTGAAAAACATTCACCTTGGACCTACACTTCCTGCGTTCCTGTCGCCGAACGTAGCCAACATACTTGTGGAGACATTCGGAATAGGCGGAATAGGCAGCGTGGACGAAGACATAAAGATGTTCATGGGAGAGTAA